From the genome of Corallococcus macrosporus DSM 14697:
ACAACTACGGCACCCTGAACGCGGTGCTGGACCACGCGGACGCGGACGACGTCGTCACCGCCGAGGCCGTGGTGCAGCTCCTCAAGCGGGACTACATCCGCGCGGCCTGAGCGGTGAAATGGCCGGGCCCTCATTCCGGGGCCCGCGCCGGGACGGCGAGGCGCGGGGGAGCGGGCCATGGCGGAGAAGAAGAAGGACACGGCGAAGCGTCTCACCGAGCTGAGCCACTGCGCGGGCTGCGCGGCGAAGCTGCGGGCCTCGGACCTGGCGACCGTGCTGGGCGGGCTCAAGTCCACCAACAAGGGCCCCCAGGCCCTGGTGGGGTTCTCCACGAATGACGACGCGGCCGTGTACCGGCTGGCGCCCGGCATGGCCGTGGTGGAGACGGTGGACTTCTTCCCCCCCGTGGTGGACGACCCGTTCCAGTTCGGCGCCATCGCCGCGGCGAACGCGCTGTCGGACATCTACGCCATGGGCGCGCGGCCCCTCTTCGCGCTCAACCTGGTGTGCTTCCCGGACGAGCTCCCGCTGAAGGTGCTCCAGAGAATCCTGGCGGGCGGCCAGTCCAAGGCGGACGAGGCCGGCATCCCCATCCTGGGCGGCCACAGCATCCGGGACCCGGAGCCCAAGTTCGGCATGGCCGTCACCGGCGTGGTGCACCCGAAGAAGGTGCTCACCAACGCGGGGGCGAAGCCGGGCGATGTGCTCTTCCTCACCAAGCCCCTGGGCTCGGGCATCGCCACCACCGCCATCAAGCGGGGCGTGGCGTCCAGGCAGCTCGCGAAGCGGGCGCTGGGCGTCATGACGACGCTCAACCGCGCCGCCGGCGAGGTGTTCGCCTCCGGGAAGTTCAAGGTGAACGCCCTCACGGACGTGACGGGCTACGGCCTCTTGGGGCACCTGCTGGAGATGATGACCGCGGCCAGGGCGCGCGCCACGTTGGACCTGGAGCGCATCCCGCTCATCGCGGAGGTGCCCGCGCTGGCGGAGGAGGGCGTGGTCCCCGGCGGCACGAAGTCCAACCTCGCCCACGTCCACAAGAAGGTCCGCTTCCCTGAAGGGCTGCCCGAGTGCATCCAGTGGGTGCTCGCGGACGCGCAGACCAACGGCGGCCTGCTGGCCAGCGTCCCCGCGCGGCAGGCGCTCAAGGCGCTCAAGGCGTTGGAGGCGGCCGGCGTGGACGCGGCGCTCATTGGCGAGGTCCAGGCGGGGAAGCCGGGCATCGACGTGGTGGGCTGAGGCCCGGATTTCGCCCTGGTGGCCGGGCTCCGGTAGCATGCGGCCTCGCATGCCGTCGCCGCGCCGCCCCCTCCTCGGCCTCCTGTCCCTGCTCTGGCTGGTCCCCGTCATCGCCGGGGCGGCGGAGCGTCCCGCGCGCATCATCATCGACCCGGGGCATGGTGGCGCGAAGGAGGGCGCCAGGGGCCCCGGGAAGCTGCGGGAGAAGGACGTCGCGCTCCAGATTACGCTCCGCTTGCGCGACAAGCTGGAGGCCGCGGGCGGCGACGTGTTCCTGACGCGCGAGCGGGACACGTTGGTGTCGTTGACGGAGCGCGTGGCGTGGACCAACGACCACGCGCCAGACTTGTTCATCTCCATCCACGCCAACTCCATGCCCACCCGGCGGATGCGCGCGCGCACCGAGGGCGTGGAGACGTACTTCCTGTCCGCCAGCGCCTCCGGAGACGCCGCGCTCGCGGTGGCGGACCGGGAGAACGCGGAGGCGCCCATGTCCCGCGCCGCGCGGACGGACTCCACGCTGGCCTTCATCCTCCAGGACCTGGCGCGCACGGAGGCGCACGCGGACTCCTCGCGGCTGGCCTACGCCATCCACCCGCGCCTGGTGCGAAAGACGCGCGCGGCGAACCGGGGCGTGCAGCAGGCGCCCTTCTTCGTCCTCTCCGGCGTGGAGTGCCCGGCCGTCCTGGTGGAGGTGGGCTACATCTCCCATCCCGTGGAGGGCCCCCGGCTGGCGCGGCCGGAGTACCAGGAGAAGCTGGCCGAGGCGATTACCGAGGGCGTGCTGGCCTTCCTCAAGGAGACGCGGCGCCGGGACGCCGTCCGGGGGACCGAGGTGGCGGGCCCCGTGTCGCCCTGAGTGCAACGGCGCCACGGCAATCACCACCCGCGCGGCGAGGCTCTGGTAGAGAAGGGGGCGCTCGTCCTCATTTCCCTGGAGCCTGCTGTGCGTTCCTTCCAACGTGGTGCGCTGGACCTTCGCCCCGTCGTCCTCACCCCCGGTGTCTCCCGCTACGCGGAGGGCTCGGTGCAGGTGGAGTTCGGCCACACCAAGGTGCTCGTCACCTGCTCCACGGAGGAGCGCGTCCCGCCACACCTGATGGGCAAGGGCACCGGCTGGGTGACGGCGGAGTACGGCATGCTGCCGCGCGCCACGCACTCGCGGAACCCGCGCGAGTCCGCCAAGGGCAAGCAGACGGGCCGCACCATGGAAATCCAGCGGCTCATCGGCCGCTCCCTGCGCGCAGCGGTGGACCTGTCCACCCTGGGCACCCGCACCCTCACGCTGGACTGTGACGTGCTCCAGGCGGACGGCGGCACCCGCACCGCCTCCATCACCGGGGCCTACGTGGCGCTGGTGCTGGCGCTGCGCTCGCTGCAGAAGGCCGGAACGATTTCCAAGCTGCCCAAGCTGACGCCGCTGGCGGCCGTGTCCGTGGGCATCGTGAAGGGCGAGGTCCGGGTGGACCTGGACTATGACGAGGACTCCACCGCGGACGTGGACCTGAACCTCGTCGCCACCGCGGACGGCCGCATGGTGGAGCTGCAGGGGACGGCGGAGCACCAGCTCTTCGACCGCAAGGCCCTGGACGCCATGGTGGACGGCGGGCTGGCCGCCATCCAGCGGCTGACGGCCGCGCAGGCGCAGGTGCTGGGATGACGGCGAGGCCCCGGCTGCTGTTCGCCACCACCAACCAGGGCAAGCTGCGCGAGCTGCGCGGCCTCGTGGGAGACGCGGTGGAGGTGGTGTCCCTGGCGGACCTGCCGCCTGTCCCCGAGCCGGTGGAGGACGGCGCCACCTTCGAGGAGAACGCCGTGATGAAGGCCCGCGCCTACGCGGACGCCACCGGCCTGCTCACCCTGGCGGACGACTCCGGGCTGTGTGTGGACGCGCTGGGCGGCCGGCCCGGCGTGCAGTCCGCGCGCTATGCCCCCGGGGATGACCGGGCCCGCTACGAGAAGCTGCTGGCCGAGCTGGCCGGCGTGCCGGACGCCCAGCGCACCGCGTCCTTCCGCTGCGCGCTGGCGCTGGTCCGGCCCGGGGGCGGGGAGGCGAAGGTGGAGGTGGGGCAGTGCGACGGCCGCATCGGGCATGCGCCCAAGGGCAGCCACGGCTTCGGTTATGACCCCGTCTTCATCCTCCCGGGCGGGGACAGGGCCCTGGCGGAGCTGACGCCGGAGGAGAAGTCCGCCATCTCCCACCGGGGGAAGGCCTTCCAGAAGATGAAGCCCCACCTGCTGGGCTTGTAGCCGTCCGGAATGCGAGGCCGTCAGTCACGTCGGCCTTGCGCGTCCGTTCGGGATGGTTCAACAATGCCGGACTTCTCGGGGCGTAGCGCAGCCTGGTAGCGCACCTGCCTTGGGCGCAGGGGGTCGGAGGTTCGAATCCTCTCGCCCCGACTTGAAGTGCAGTATTGGCAGCAGGCAGCCCGGCCAGCTCCAGTAGCTCAGCTGGATAGAGCACCGGCCTTCTAAGCCGGGGGTCGCAGGTTCGAGCCCTGCCTGGGGCGCCAACCTGGCCGTAAGTAACATTTGGGCCTTGTCAGGCTCCCGGTTTCCAAGGTAGGGAAGCCGCCGCTTCAAACGCCGTTCGCGGTAACGCTGTAACGGCGGCCATAGCTCAACTGGTTAGAGCGCCGGACTGTGACTCCGGAGGTTACCGGTTCGATCCCGGTTGGCCGCCCTTCTCCACCCTCGAAATTGCGTTCGTAGCTCAACTGGATAGAGCACCGGGCTTCGAACCCGGGGGTTGGGGGTTCAAGTCCCTCCGAGCGCGCACCTTCCAGCCGGCTGAAGCAGGAACGCCCCCGCCACTTTCGCAGCGGGGGCGCCCCCTCACGGCCCGACGGTTACCGACACTCCGCCTCACGCATCATGGGCCGCGCCGTTGCCGCCCTTCGAGGCCGGCACCCGGCAGCGCAGCTCCGTCTCCGCCTCCAGGGCCAGCAGGTTCTCCCGCATCGCCTTGGCCCAGCGCGCCCGGGGCTGCTCCATCAGCTTCTCGTTGGCCAGGTCGATGGACTCGCTCAGCTCGTCGTCGGAGAGCTCGGAGGCCGTCCTCCCCTTGTACGGGCCGAAGGCCACCACCACGGCGCTCGGCTTGGGCCGGGGCGCGGGCTCGGCGGCGGCCGCCTGGGGCTCCCGCTCCGCCTGCTCCCGCTGGGGCGCTGTTGTCACGGCGGGCACCGCCTCCACCGTGACGCCACGCGCCCGCTTGGGCTGCAGGGGCACGTCGATGTCCAGTTGCGCGGCGGCCGCGGCCGGCTGCTGCGGACGGGGCTCCTGCGGCGCCAGCGCGGGGAAGGAGCCCTTGAGGGGCCCGGGCTTGGAGCCCAGCATTTCGTAGGGGCCGCTGCCGTGC
Proteins encoded in this window:
- the selD gene encoding selenide, water dikinase SelD, whose protein sequence is MAEKKKDTAKRLTELSHCAGCAAKLRASDLATVLGGLKSTNKGPQALVGFSTNDDAAVYRLAPGMAVVETVDFFPPVVDDPFQFGAIAAANALSDIYAMGARPLFALNLVCFPDELPLKVLQRILAGGQSKADEAGIPILGGHSIRDPEPKFGMAVTGVVHPKKVLTNAGAKPGDVLFLTKPLGSGIATTAIKRGVASRQLAKRALGVMTTLNRAAGEVFASGKFKVNALTDVTGYGLLGHLLEMMTAARARATLDLERIPLIAEVPALAEEGVVPGGTKSNLAHVHKKVRFPEGLPECIQWVLADAQTNGGLLASVPARQALKALKALEAAGVDAALIGEVQAGKPGIDVVG
- a CDS encoding N-acetylmuramoyl-L-alanine amidase family protein — translated: MPSPRRPLLGLLSLLWLVPVIAGAAERPARIIIDPGHGGAKEGARGPGKLREKDVALQITLRLRDKLEAAGGDVFLTRERDTLVSLTERVAWTNDHAPDLFISIHANSMPTRRMRARTEGVETYFLSASASGDAALAVADRENAEAPMSRAARTDSTLAFILQDLARTEAHADSSRLAYAIHPRLVRKTRAANRGVQQAPFFVLSGVECPAVLVEVGYISHPVEGPRLARPEYQEKLAEAITEGVLAFLKETRRRDAVRGTEVAGPVSP
- the rph gene encoding ribonuclease PH, which codes for MRSFQRGALDLRPVVLTPGVSRYAEGSVQVEFGHTKVLVTCSTEERVPPHLMGKGTGWVTAEYGMLPRATHSRNPRESAKGKQTGRTMEIQRLIGRSLRAAVDLSTLGTRTLTLDCDVLQADGGTRTASITGAYVALVLALRSLQKAGTISKLPKLTPLAAVSVGIVKGEVRVDLDYDEDSTADVDLNLVATADGRMVELQGTAEHQLFDRKALDAMVDGGLAAIQRLTAAQAQVLG
- the rdgB gene encoding RdgB/HAM1 family non-canonical purine NTP pyrophosphatase — its product is MTARPRLLFATTNQGKLRELRGLVGDAVEVVSLADLPPVPEPVEDGATFEENAVMKARAYADATGLLTLADDSGLCVDALGGRPGVQSARYAPGDDRARYEKLLAELAGVPDAQRTASFRCALALVRPGGGEAKVEVGQCDGRIGHAPKGSHGFGYDPVFILPGGDRALAELTPEEKSAISHRGKAFQKMKPHLLGL